A stretch of DNA from Meiothermus sp. Pnk-1:
GGCCTTCTGGTCGGCGGCGTAGCGGATGGCGTTGGCCAGCACATCGGAGGAAACGCTATAGCTAGTGCCCACCCAGTAGAAGACCTTGATCGGGAGTACCCTCGCGTAGTTGAGGCCCACTCCGGGTATCCCCCGCCCGTTGTTCGCCGCCGCCGCGACCAGGCCCGCCACCCCCTCACCGTGGTCGGCCTCCCCTTGCAGATAGCTGCTGCCCTGGGGAGGTGGGGCGGGGCTCAGGTCATCTGGGCCCAACCCGTCCGGGGTCAGGTTTTTCCCGGCGAGGAGGTTGGCCTGTAGGTCGGGGTGAGCCGGGTTGAAGGCCGTGTCCAGCACCGCCACTACCGGTGTGCAGCGCGGCGTGCCCACGCTGTCCCAGGCGGACTCCAGGTGAATTTCTTGGTAAAACGGCCGCAGGCGGTACGGATCCGCGAGGCTGGCCGGGTAGAGCGGATCGTTGGGCTGGTAAAGGGGGAAGTAGAGGTAGTTAGGCTGCACCCAGCGGGCACCCGCCGTTCGCAAGGCCTCCGCCTTGGCCCACTCCTGGCCCACCGGCACGCGCAGGCGAAGGAAGCCTTCCGCCAGGCGATCCTGGAGCTGGATTCCCCCCACCCGGGCGGCGAGGGTCTGGGGGGCGATGCCTCCGGATAGGGCCAGGAGTTCGCCCGGCACATGGGGGGCGAGAAAGTCCCCCAGGCCCTGGGGAAGCGCGAGCGGGCGGGCCTGGGTCGAGGGGCTGGGCACGCAGGGGGCGAAGCCTGAGGGGGTGGGCGCAGGAGCCACCGAGCTGCAAGCGGAGAGCGCCAACCCCAGCAGGAGCGCCCACCCCCCAACGAGCAGGTGGGCCAGGGTTGGCGACCGCGAACCCTTGGCTTGCCGGTGCAACGGCTGCATGACGCTCTAGGGTTTGGCCTTGTCTTGCTCGGTGGCTGCGGGTTTGGGCGGTTCCGGCGCCGCGGGTTTGTCCTCGTCTAAGAGCCCCTCAGCGCCCTTCTTGAACTCCCGAATGCTCTGACCCAGCCCCCGGGCGAGCCCAGGGAGCTGCTTGGGCCCGAGCAGCAGCAGGGCGATCAAAAGG
This window harbors:
- a CDS encoding S8 family serine peptidase, translating into MQPLHRQAKGSRSPTLAHLLVGGWALLLGLALSACSSVAPAPTPSGFAPCVPSPSTQARPLALPQGLGDFLAPHVPGELLALSGGIAPQTLAARVGGIQLQDRLAEGFLRLRVPVGQEWAKAEALRTAGARWVQPNYLYFPLYQPNDPLYPASLADPYRLRPFYQEIHLESAWDSVGTPRCTPVVAVLDTAFNPAHPDLQANLLAGKNLTPDGLGPDDLSPAPPPQGSSYLQGEADHGEGVAGLVAAAANNGRGIPGVGLNYARVLPIKVFYWVGTSYSVSSDVLANAIRYAADQKAAVINLSLGSPTPLDPAVQQALDYALSKGALPVAASGNDGADGLDYPAAYPGVLAAGAARLDGGRADFSNYSSQPKYLVLAAAGNKSPQQLLYSLAIGQNYPYYQSLGNYAAWAGTSFAAPQVSGVAALYVAKFAARYGQGPTPDQTRRCLTQTASNGGAYDAQTGYGLLQADRVLTDTTVCFPN
- a CDS encoding twin-arginine translocase TatA/TatE family subunit; its protein translation is MLAGQDLVVVLLIALLLLGPKQLPGLARGLGQSIREFKKGAEGLLDEDKPAAPEPPKPAATEQDKAKP